From the Candidatus Hydrogenedentota bacterium genome, one window contains:
- the rplJ gene encoding 50S ribosomal protein L10 → MARPEKEAAVAELKQRIQENEVAILTKYVGVTVAQVTELRKRFREAGVDFKVYKNTLATIALRELGLDRAAGFMEGPTAWAFSKDPVVPAKILKDFHKQVDAVAMSGGIVSGRVVGQAQLQALADLPSIDQLRAQVVGVIAMPLRNLVGALSALPRNLANVVDQIRKQKEEGAQAA, encoded by the coding sequence TTGGCAAGACCAGAGAAGGAAGCCGCAGTAGCGGAACTTAAGCAGCGCATTCAGGAAAACGAGGTGGCCATTCTCACAAAGTACGTGGGGGTTACCGTCGCCCAAGTGACGGAATTGCGCAAGCGTTTCCGGGAAGCGGGCGTGGACTTCAAGGTTTACAAGAACACGCTCGCAACCATCGCGTTGCGGGAACTCGGACTCGACCGTGCAGCCGGCTTTATGGAGGGTCCCACGGCGTGGGCTTTCTCGAAAGACCCGGTGGTGCCGGCAAAAATCCTGAAAGATTTCCACAAACAGGTGGATGCCGTGGCCATGTCGGGCGGCATCGTCAGCGGGCGCGTGGTCGGTCAGGCGCAGCTCCAGGCATTGGCGGACCTCCCGTCGATAGACCAGTTGCGCGCGCAGGTCGTGGGCGTGATCGCCATGCCGCTGCGCAATCTCGTCGGCGCACTCAGTGCGCTGCCGCGCAATCTGGCAAACGTGGTGGACCAGATTCGTAAACAGAAGGAAGAAGGGGCGCAGGCCGCGTAA
- the rplL gene encoding 50S ribosomal protein L7/L12 translates to MSEETLTLSAEVQQIIDQVKQLSVLQLSELVKGLEETFGVTAAAPMMMGAMPMMAGAGGEAAAVEEAPTSFDVILKEHGSQKIQVIKEVRALTGLGLKEAKDLVDGCPSPVKQAVADDEAKKIKETLEAVGAVIEIKPVG, encoded by the coding sequence ATGTCGGAAGAAACCCTGACGCTGTCGGCGGAAGTACAGCAGATTATCGACCAAGTAAAGCAGCTCTCCGTGCTGCAGTTGAGCGAACTGGTAAAAGGCCTCGAAGAGACCTTCGGCGTGACCGCGGCCGCCCCCATGATGATGGGCGCAATGCCAATGATGGCCGGGGCCGGCGGCGAAGCGGCAGCGGTCGAAGAAGCGCCAACCTCCTTCGACGTCATCCTGAAGGAACACGGTTCGCAGAAGATTCAGGTCATCAAAGAGGTCCGCGCATTGACCGGCCTCGGCCTGAAGGAAGCCAAGGACCTCGTCGATGGCTGCCCGAGCCCCGTCAAGCAGGCCGTGGCGGACGACGAAGCCAAGAAGATCAAGGAAACGCTGGAAGCGGTCGGCGCGGTCATCGAGATCAAGCCCGTCGGCTGA